Genomic segment of Globicephala melas chromosome 7, mGloMel1.2, whole genome shotgun sequence:
CCTTGAGATTATCGATTCTGACCGGAGTCACCGGGTGCTGCATGGCTGCAGGTGGGCTCCTGTCTCAGAGATGCATCTTCAGGCAGCATCCCTCCTTAGTGTGCCCCTCCAGAGCCAGGAAGCCCCACAGGTACCCAGAGACTCCAGGCCACCTGGGAACCACATCAGCTTTGCTAATACCCCCCTTCGCCCCTTTCTCGGAGTGTATTTACTTCCACTCCCCCTGGGTTGGGGGACCTTGTACGGTGCACCTGTTTTAACTCCTCTACTCCTGCTAGAGCAAGGTGCCAACTGCAGCCTAGTTCTGGGATAATCAGGATGGGAATAGTTGTGAGGGTAGATGGTAAGTTGGGATGACAAGGGATGGGGAAAGATAGAAGAGAAATGGTTGGGGGGGATGGAAGGGGGATCACGAGTCACCCATTTGCCACAAATTAGTGAGAACAAACGaatgagaaaaggaagggaaagagagagatgggaTGGAGAGGTAGAGAGGAGACAGAAGGgagatgggaggaggagggactacatggaagaagaaggagagacCTAGAAAGGGGGAGGAAGGACAAGCCACTAAAAGTTGTGCGGGAGACGCCCCAGCGCTGGCCCGGAGGCCTGGGAGCCCCGGAAAGGCAGGAAACCGGGGAAAACaagagggagacagggaaggagatCAGGTCTCCAGGGAAGAgcagagagggggagaggagaggagggaggagtagCGGGGATGGAGGAAGCGGGGTAGATAAAGGGAGCAACGGCTGCCGACCCGGAGCGCAGcgacaggagagagggagggaagcggAAATTTAAAAGTGAAGATGCAGATAACGCAGCCTGGAGACGGGAacccgggtgggggtggggtggggagaggggaggcgaGTGGAGCGGTGAGGTGGGGGGGGATGGGTGAGAAGGAGGGAGCCCCCTACCCCCTTGTGGCCCCGGGGGTACCAAGGATTGGGGTACCCCGCCCCAATCCTGTTTGCTCAGAGTCAGGGAGGCGGAAAAGAAATGGGCTCCTGACCCCTGCCAGAGCGCGAGGCCCAGGCCCATCCCCCGCGCGTCTCCCGGGTTGCGAGGTGCGGGGGGCTGCCGGGTGCGCTTGGCTGCCGCGCGGCAAGTCGGAGACTTTATTGCGATGGGGCGATaagaggggcgggggcggggtccGGGGGGCCGAGGCTGCAGCTCTTTAATTAAAACGGAAATTGCGGCCCCTGCCCGCGCGGGGGCCCGGAGGGTTCCGAGCAGCCTGGTAGCTGGGAGCATCGCTCCAGGACCCCTCCATCCCCCGCCACACCCGGGCAGCCCCCTCCCGCCAGGCCTTGCTGGACCCAGCGCCTTCTCCCTGTCACCCGCTGTCGCCTCGGGCGGGGATCGGTGCCCCGGAGCGCAAAGCCTGACGCgatccccctctcccacccccacccccacctcccaccgcCCAGGCCCTGGCGGCGATGAGACAGAGCGGCGCCTCCCAACCCCTGCTGATCAACATGTACCTGCCAGGTACCAGGGACCAGCCGGGGGCTGGAGGCACCAGGACCCGGGGCGGGAAGTCTGGGCTGGGGCTTGGAAAGAGGATACTGCGGTCCAAGGGAAGGGGGCGCGGTCCAGAGAATCGGATCTCTGGGAGAACTGAGCAGTCTAGGGCGCTGGGAGACCTTAAAGGCAGATGGAGCGCTTTGGGGTTTTAGTGTGAGATTTAGAGGACCTGAAGTGAGCCGACTGGGAGCCTGGGAAGCCAAGAGCGCCAGTTCAGCGGCTGAAAGAGCCTGGCAGGGGGAGCAGAGGTCTACAGTGTGGCAGGGGACTCAGTGCGCATGCAGTGTTGGGAGGTTGTGGTCAGCCGGGAGTCTCCTGTGCACCCTCGTGGCCCCTCACCTCCGTGCTCCGACCGTTCCCACCAGCCCAGCTTTCCAGGCGCCCTCTCCTCTCCGGTGGGCTCTGCGCGCTCCGGCTCGCTGGCGCAAACCCCGCTCGGCTTTATAAGGCTCCCGCCAGCCCGTTCAGAAAGCGGATTTCCTTTTTCCTGGACGCGTTTCCTGACTTGGGCGTTATGGAGGGGCTCCGCGCGGCGCGCGCCCGGGCCAGGCTCCGGGAGGAGGAGCCGGACGGATCGGGCCCCCAGCCTCGCGCCGGGGAGCCAAGGCACCCCCCTGTTCCCCCTTGAGCCTTGGCCTGGGGCCCTTTCGGGCAAGTCGGCAACCTCCGCCTCGATCCGCCTGATTGTTTTCTCCTGCTGCCACAGATCCCGTCGGAGACGGTCTCTTCAAGGAAGGAAAGAGCCCGGGGTGGGGGCCGCTGAGCCCCGCGGTACAAAAAGGTGAGCTGGCCAACGGGGTGGACGGGCGGAGGCGAAGACAGTGGATCGGGTCCGGGGTACCCACCGCATACGGACAGGCGCCACTGCCGCCTGAACAGAGGGTGGGAGAGATACGCGATGCTGGGCTTTGGGAAGCAGAGGGTCGGGGCATGGTTGTGGGGAGGCTCGGGGTGGGGGGAACATTCATTTGGCCTTTGGCTCCTGCACCTTCTGAGACCCAGGATTGAACTCGATGGCCAGGGCAGATGAAgatcctgccccaccccctttcaGCTGGGAATGTTTTTCCtgctgtggggctggggctgaggtgCTTGGTGTCATTTCCCTACTGGCAGCGGGAGCCCAAGGCATCGGCACCGCCCAGCAAGGTGACCCGGAGAATTATTCCCTGGCCACTCCAGGCCGACTCACCATTAGCACCAGGGCCAGCATCCACCTGCCCCACTGGCCCATGCCAGGCTCTGTGAGCCAAGCCCTCTGGGCCGTTGCAGTTGATTCCCAGGTTGGCCACCCAGTCTCTGCCGGTGGCTAAATTATCCTCGGTTTTGCCATGTTGGCAGCCGAACCTGGCCGGCCTTCCAGGCCAAGCCTCCCCACAGGTCCCCACCCAGTCGGTACCCTAGATCTCACCAAGTTACCGTAACCAGAAAAACAAGGTTGGCAACCGCTTTATCCAAAAGGGAACACAACACCCAACAGGAATGAGCTTCCAAGCCTCTACGCCCCTCAGTACCAGATGCACATTTTAACCCAAATCTTCCCTTGCTTCTGACCCTAAAATTCAACAGTCCTGACCTGGAGCCAGGCAGCTCCTCACCGGGCTGGTGTGGAGGGACTTGGATCAAAATGATGTTGGAGGGCAGCATCTGGGTCCTGAGCGAGTTGTTGAAAAAAGAAGAGTTTCAGCAGGCTCAATTTAAAACAGACAGTTTCGAGGAAAATCCTTTATTctgaaagagtgtgtgtgtgggggagggcgGGTAATGCTATCAAGATTTTTCTCCAACTGTCTGATTGAGGCTCCAAGACAGAGAAGCAGGAGTTCTCTCTCACTACCCACTTACCCGGGAAAGCCTCCTGGCCGTTTTTAGCACCCCCCCCAAATCCAGACGGGGCAGAAGAGTCTGGAGATTAGCCAAAGATGGGAGGAGGCAGGGAGCCAAGCAGAGAGGCTTCCcggtctcctctcctcttctcagaGCGGCGCATCACGCCCCCAGGGAACTACGACACCTTGGTACCCTGGGAATCCCGCCTGTTTCGAAAAAAGAGGCCGAACCGGAGTAGCCCCAGCACCAGACGCTGGCAAGGGTGGGGAGACTTCAGAGGCTGCCATTCCTCTCACGCTTAGGGAGCCACTGTGCCCATTCTTGTCTGATGTGGTACCTCGAGGAAGCCAGCCACCACCTCATCTCCACCTCGGGCAGGGGGTCCAACTGTATGCCTTGTCCGGTGGCTGGGGTGATCCTGCTGCAGGCCTGCTTCTTCCCTCTGGATCTCTGGACGTGGTCCGGCTGGGATGTGGCAGTCTAACCACCTATGTAGGCTACCCTGTGCGGTTGTGCAGGCTCTGCACCGAGTAAGAGCACTAAGCCGAAGGGCTGATATCCCGCCTTTGCTCACCTCCGAGAGCCCTGTGCGTTGGAGCGCCTCTACCTCTATACAGAGGAGGTGACGCTTCCCTTTCTCACCCCAGTTCTCATAAAGCTGTGCGCCCGCGGGGTTGCGTCCTCCTTAGTGGGAGACTCGTTTCCATTGTGCAAAAGCGCGGTACTGGCTAGGGACGGCTTTGCTGATCAGCGCCTCCCTGGCCAGCCGCCCCAGCTGTGCCCAATTGCACAGCTGGACGTGCCCTTTTCCTCCCTGATATCGGTCCCCACCTCCGACTCGGCGGGGAGGGAGGTCGTCTCCCACCTCACCTCTTCCCCCGCCGCTAGCCTCCCTCATCCCGCCGGTGGCTGACTGCCCCGCTTCCCCACAGGCAGCGGCCAGATCCAGCTGTGGCAGTTTCTGCTGGAGCTGCTGGCTGACCGCGCGAACGCCGGCTGCATCGCGTGGGAGGGTGGCCACGGCGAGTTCAAGCTCACGGACCCAGACGAGGTGGCGCGGCGCTGGGGCGAGCGCAAGAGCAAGCCCAACATGAACTACGACAAGCTGAGCCGCGCGCTGCGCTACTACTATGACAAGAACATCATGAGCAAGGTGCACGGCAAGCGCTACGCCTACCGCTTCGACTTCCAGGGCCTGGCGCAGGCCTGCCAGCCGCCCCCCGCGCACGCtcacgccgccgccgccgcggccgccgccgcggccgccgccgcccagGAAGGCGCACTCTACAAGCTgcagcccagcctggccccacTGCCCTTCCCCGGCCTCTCCAAACTCAACCTCATGGCCGCCTCGGCCGGCGTCGCGCCCGCCGGCTTCTCCTACTGGCCGGGTccgggccccgccgccgccgccgccgccaccgccgcgcTCTACCCCAGCCCCGGGTTGCAGCCCCCGTCCGGGCCCTTCGGCGCGGTGGCCGCCGCCTCGCACCTGGGGGGCCATTACCACTAGACGGGGCGGCCGGATGCCCCGTGGCCTCTCCCAGACGCCCAGAGCCTCGCTCAATCCCATCCACATCCCGGAGAGGGGCCGGCGCCTCCGCCGCTGTTCCTTCAACCTCAGATTTTACTCCGCCCGCTGCACCCCCCCGGGGGAAGGGGCCTGTAGTCGCCTCAATCTTCCTTTAACACCGGATTTGCCCCCCGCCTCATCCCGCAACCCCCGAGGGAGGGTGACTGTGCCTGCATTTCCTCTAACCTTCTTCTAGACCTCAGATCCCTGAAAGGGGTTCTCGGGTCTCCCCTGATTTTTCCTCCCCTCCATCTGTACTTCCCTCTGGCTTCTGGAAGCCCCTCCATTATGATCCCTCTCTTATtccaaattttctctctctctctctctctctctcttttttgtcccCCACGGAGCTGCCCCGATTCCAGTATGACCGAGGCCCAGCAGAGTCCACCTTCTCCTCCCCTGGCACCTCAGCGGGCTTGGTAAGGGCCGCGTCTCCCTTGACACTTCTAGGTAGCTTCCGGGCCCCCTTCCTCCCGCCCCCAACTTCCCACAGGACTGCCTTGTGTTTCTATTACCTTCCAGACCTATTAAAGCTCCCAAGCTCCCCACTGCCTCTTCTCTCTGTTCTTAGCTGCACCAAAACCTtgactggggttgggggtgggtgtggTTGTGGAAAAGGTCGTGAGACGCCCAGCTCAGGCCTGAGCAGAAAGGCCTGCCAAGGAAAAGCTCGAGAGAATGAGGGCAGGCAGGCTTCGGTGCTACTGGAGGGGAGCGCGGAGCCTCTAATGCATGGGCTCCTGCTGCAGCGCCCCTCCTACCTGGCAGTCGAGCCCAGCCTGCCTCATCCGGCCTTCCACTTGCCCCTTCCCCCTACCCCATCCCAACTTCCCTCCCAACGCGCAGCGGCATGCCACCTTCCCCCATCTCACCCATCCTTACGCAagttcctcacctcctcccaacCTCCACCCCACCTTGTCTCATCTTCACACCATCTCAATCTTTCCTCAGTCCCTCCATTtcatccccttccccacctctcctctcctctccatcctACCTTCACTCAGactttctctctcactcccaCTCACAAACGCTCCCCTCCCCGGTCCCCCTATCTCCAGCACTATCTTTTCTCTGGATCTGCCTCCTCGTTTTCAGGAGGAGGGAATCTCCCCTTCTGCGCCTGCCGCTCCCCTCCGGGCTTGCGGCTGCAACCTCCTTCTCGCGGGCGGCGCGCGCCCTCTGCTGGTCTCAGGAGGGTAAGCCAGAGCCAGGTTTTGCAGCTAAACTGAGAACCCGACACTTCAGGCCAAACTTGGCTTTCAGAGAGGAGGGCGAAAAGGGGGAACCCTAGCCCTGCACCCCAGGTCCGACCTCGAGTATTCTGGGAAGTGGGTCATCCTCCTGGCAGGGCCATTTTCCTCACCACCTGAGGCCCTTTGAATACTTTGCCCACCGGGGGCCACGGCTCTTATGCTTTCTCCGTGCCTTTTACAAAACCTGTTGGCAGGAAAACTGCCTTGAACGCGTTCCTTTAGGCGGAAACAACACGGGGGAGGTACTTGAAGTGATAGCCAGAACTCTGAGCTGCACACCAAGGTAAGCTCATTGCTCCCCCTTCTCCATGGTCCTAGTGTTTCTTTCCCAGGAGCCATATCTCTTCCTGGACCAAAGGTTCCTCGCTAGTTGGTGGGAGAGTGCCTGGGTTCCCACAAGGCAGTTGAGATTTCCCTGTGCCCCATGGGCCGGAAGGGAAAATGCAGGGGGAAGGCAGGAGAACTAAGTGCAGGGAGGGTCTGAATGCCCCTTCCCAAAGGGAATGAAATCATCGAGGTCCACCTAGGGAAAGAGtctttacttcttttcatttcatcttcactttatttttttctggttttccaAATAACACACTCAgcatagaaaatttggaaaatacacaaTAAGGGCTCCATGAAATATTAGTTGAATTAAGCATGTAATGAAACATGGGGAAAAGTCACCTACAGTCTCATTACACAAAGGCCACTATTTATAACGCTTTGTCTTAATCTCCTTTTTTCTCTGTGCCCTTTGGAATTGAATGGTACCCTGCTTTAGTCCCTTAACATTCTGGTATCAGCATGGTCCATGCCGTTGTTATGCTCTCTAGACTTCATGGGGTAAGAAGGTGTGGGATCATGTATTCCAAGGAGCAGATGGCCAGGGGAGGAATCCAGCCTGGTGAGGGCCTCAGGGACTTAGAGGGAGAGGCAAAGGGCCTCTTTGCAGGGGGCAGAAGttgggagggagaaagaatgCACTGGGAAGACAGAACCAGGTTCCAGAAAGGTCTGGGCTGCTAAGAATTGTGGGTTGAATGTAAAAAGGTGAAATTTCCTGGCAAGAAGTGTGAGGTCCTGTACTTAGATCCTAAAGGCTAGAGTGTGAGACATGCAAGGGTGGTGCCCTGTAGAGCCTATGTGTAAATTAGTGGCGTCTTAGTCAACACAATGTTACACGGGAGCCTGTAtggtaaatgcagaaaaaaacattGTGATCTGAGGACACATTGATGCAGCTATGGCACTCTAGGATGCAGGAAATGATCCACTTGCTATAATGATTGTGCCCCCAGCATATTGTACACAGTGTTAGATAACACTTTCAGGAGAAGACCAAACAGACAGAATAGTGGACCCAGGAAGTGAGGAGGAACAATGCTGGAAAACCAGCCACAGGAGATGTGGTCTGGAAAATCATAGTGGGGAAAGAGGCATGGGAGCTGTCCTCAGTTATTCAAAGAGATGTCCTGTGGCAGAGCACCTGGATGCGTGTACTGGGACACACGGT
This window contains:
- the FEV gene encoding protein FEV, with the protein product MRQSGASQPLLINMYLPDPVGDGLFKEGKSPGWGPLSPAVQKGSGQIQLWQFLLELLADRANAGCIAWEGGHGEFKLTDPDEVARRWGERKSKPNMNYDKLSRALRYYYDKNIMSKVHGKRYAYRFDFQGLAQACQPPPAHAHAAAAAAAAAAAAAQEGALYKLQPSLAPLPFPGLSKLNLMAASAGVAPAGFSYWPGPGPAAAAAATAALYPSPGLQPPSGPFGAVAAASHLGGHYH